GACATGGGCCTTGATGGGGACACAGTAGTCTGCATTGGGACAAGGGGCTTGATGGGCCCTTGGGGACATGATGGTGTCCACATGGGGACAAGGTCCTCCTTGGGGACATGGCAGAGGCCATTTGGGGACAAGGGGCTTGGGATCATGGCAGAGGCTGTGTGGAGACAAAGGGGGTGATAATCTTTGTCTGGGAGGTGACAACACCCATTTAGGGGGTGACAATCCCTGTTTGAGGGGTGACACTCCTGTTTAGGGGGTAACTCTATTTGGGGGGACAATGCCCATTTGAGCAGTGACAATCCGTATTTGGGAGATCATGATGCCCATTTGTGTGGTGGCAATCCCTGTTTAGGGGATGACAACCCCAGTTTGGGAGGTGTCAACCCCATTTATGAGATGCCACCCCACCCGTACCCACGTAGCGCTCGCTGAACTCCCGTGCCGCCCTAAGAGCCACAGCTACCACCTCCTGTGTCCCCACATCTCTCAGGAGCTCTGAGGTGGGTGACAGAGtcctcagcagctccaaagTTGCCGCCACCTCCTTCTTCAGACGTTCCTGTCCTGCCAGTGCCCCAAATTTCCGGCGCCGGTAACTGCTGGGGGGTCTCCCTGCTTCTGAGCCATTCCCAGTCCCGTAGTAGCCCCGAAGCAGTTCGGCCactgggaggggtccctgggcCAGCTGCACCCCCAGGACCACCCCGTCCATGGCCCCGATGGCCacagggtcagggacaggggatgggggACCCCTCAAAGTGTAATTTTGGGGATTCTTCACGTTGTCCCAGCAGCCGCCAGGTCCCAACGTGGTGGTGTTGTTGTCAcgcccctgtgccagcaggaaggATGTCCCCAAAGCCTCAGTGATGGTGACAACCAAGAGGGGGTCGACGGGCGGGTCGAGGGTGGGGAGGGGTCGCCCAAACCCGCCAGATCTCAGCCCCGCCTCGATGCCGGCCAGGAGAGGACAGAGGGCCACTGTGGAGCCGTCGGGCACCAGCACCGCCCCCAGCTCCGGTGTTGTTGGGTCGTGGTGGAGGAGCTCGGTCAGGAGCTGCCACTGGCCCGGGGTGAGAGCCGGGGGGCGTTCGGGGGTCCCGGGAGGTTCGCCCAGCACTGCCCGGCACCCCGGGGTGCTGCAGACtcccagacccctccccaaGGCCGCGGCGGTGCCGGGGGAGCCGCCCCGGGCCGGGGACTCGAGGGCATCCAGGATGTCGAGCACCGAGTCCATGTGGCGTGGgaggacagctggggacacacctggggggacagggggtggGTGATGAAGGGGGTtaaggggtggggagggggttggaggagggagaggcacCAAAAAATGTGCCACAAGCAAGGGGAGCGCACCCAAAATAGGGGGAAAGGACCCAAAACAGGGGGAAATGACCCCAAATAAGGGGAAAAGACCCAAACCAGGGGGAAAGGACCCAAAATAAGGGAAAAGGACCCAAAATAAGGGAAAAGAACCGAAAACAGGGCGAAAGGACccaaaagagagggaaaggactcaaaagaggaggaaaggacCCAAAATAAGGGGGAACAGACttaaaagagaggagaaggacccaaaatcagaggaaaaaaggtgTCCTGGGGTGTTGTGGGATGTCGCAGCATGTTCttacctgtgccagggtgggcGCAGACGctcagtgccaggagcagccacggGAACATCCTACAGGACACGGCAACACCTTGAGAGGCACGGGGACACCCTGTGGAACAGTGGGAcaccctgcaggacacagctccgGGGCCTTGGGGACTTTGACCCCACAGGGACACATGggggagggacagagacacagggaaagggacagggagacatggaaagggacagggacacacgAGGTGGGGGAGATGGGGACACACGGAGAGGAGGGGGCACAATGCCACCAGGGGACACATCAAGGACAATGTCGCCACACCTGTGGGGACGCTGCCACCATGACATGTCAGCGCATGAAGCCACCAGGATGTGTCAGGGGACGCTGTCACCAGGCCATGTGAACCCCAGGTGACACTGAcccttgtcctgtccccagcctgttcCCAGGGGCAGTTGGGGTCCCTTGAGTGTAGTGGCTCTGGGACACCCTGGTGGCTGTCACCTGCTTCTGAGCCACTTGTCACCAGCTGAACAAGTTCCCTGTCCCGCCCTAGTGGGTAGTGACATTCATCTGGGATACCATAGTGGTGACAGTGGGGACATGGTGGCAGGAACTGCATCAGGCAGTGCTTTGCCATGGCTGAGATGAAAGTGCACTGTGGTGGCACTGACACTGTCCCAGTTTGTGACCCCACCCATGTCCATGTCCTTCCATGTCCCCATCTATGTCTGTGCCCCCTATCTCCGGCTGAATTTCTGGCTCAGGGTGGGTCTTTCCTCCTCACAgatcccagggctgggtttgcagcCTCTCCTCATAAAGCATCTCTGAGGCTTCTCCTCCCTCTGAGGCCTCTCCCTCCCGCGACATGGAGGTGCTCAAAATGGCCTCTGCCATGAGGTTCTGCTGAGGGGATTTGTCCGCCTTGgtctccatcctcagctccaTTCTCTgtctgggggaggaaggacaaggagaggatgggatttgcctcagtgccagagggaaagggaaggagattCCCCCATCCATCCCAAGCAGCACCGGGGCTGTCCTGCAGCCGGGGGCCGTACtaggctgggagatggagcaggagagagggggaaaggggcactgacttcctcctcacctgcctgggtgTCCCGGgacatcttcctcttcctcgTGGTCGTCTCCCCTTCTATCAGGCCaaggtttgggaatgggaaatccTGGTTTGCGGGGGAAAAACAAGGGGTGAGCTCATTGATGGTTTGATGGTCCCTCTGTGGAAGTCCAGTTGGACAAGTGACCACCCCTTTCAGTCTCGGGTGCCCGGACTCGGCTCATCTCCAGCCTCCCCCAACCCTTCCGTCTACCGGGCATCCCCAGGCTCCGGGATCGCCCCTTTGTGCTCTCCCCACTCCAGGGCTCCCGCGTTTCACCCCAGCTCTCTCCGGGGAATCCCTAACACCGATATTGCCCCTGTCCCCAAAGGTACCATGCGATCGCTACCTGGGATCGCTCCAGATCCCCCCCAAAGTGGCATTTGCGGCTCAGCTTAGGAGTCCTGCAAGATCCAAACGTCCCCTGaccctcaaaaaaaaccctcctggagATCACCCGATGGATTTGGGGCGAGCACCCCCTCTCCGGTCACCTGCGGGCTCTGGGAGAGAAGCGATGCTGCCGGAGCAGGGGAACAGCAtggttttctgctgctgctgctgctcttcctctttttcctaTCTCTGCCGCTTCTCCTCCgctcccagcccggcccgggctGGAGCCGACACCCAAAAGCAGCCGCGGTCTCCCCTGTGGGTCTCCAAAACGGCCCCGCCCCACcggcactgggagcactgggaacgATGTTGAGAGCACTGGGAAGGAATTGGGACCGCTCTCCCTTCCAGTGCCGCTtttactgggagcactgggaacgATGGTGGGAGCACCGGGCAGGAACCGGGAGCGCTCTGCCTGCTAATGCCGCCCTTACTGGGAGCGCTGGGAGTGAACTGGCAGCAAACAGCGCCTGGAGGCGGCTGCAGCTGGCGGGGGGCGTGGCCAGATGGAGGGCGGAGCTATGGAAATATCAGGCGGATCGCGCGCTGTGATTG
This portion of the Serinus canaria isolate serCan28SL12 chromosome 25, serCan2020, whole genome shotgun sequence genome encodes:
- the PGLYRP2 gene encoding N-acetylmuramoyl-L-alanine amidase isoform X2; this encodes MAKHCLMQFLPPCPHCHHYGIPDECHYPLGRDRELVQLVTSGSEAGDSHQGVPEPLHSRDPNCPWEQAGDRTRVSVTWGSHGLVTASPDTSWWLHALTCHGGSVPTGCPRASQGVAVSCRMFPWLLLALSVCAHPGTGVSPAVLPRHMDSVLDILDALESPARGGSPGTAAALGRGLGVCSTPGCRAVLGEPPGTPERPPALTPGQWQLLTELLHHDPTTPELGAVLVPDGSTVALCPLLAGIEAGLRSGGFGRPLPTLDPPVDPLLVVTITEALGTSFLLAQGRDNNTTTLGPGGCWDNVKNPQNYTLRGPPSPVPDPVAIGAMDGVVLGVQLAQGPLPVAELLRGYYGTGNGSEAGRPPSSYRRRKFGALAGQERLKKEVAATLELLRTLSPTSELLRDVGTQEVVAVALRAAREFSERYVECPAIMPRCLWGAHPYRGTPAPLQPPLGSVFLHHTLEPSRPCRTFSACARAMRDMQRFHQDTRGWDDIGYSFVVGSDGYLYEGRGWHWVGAHTKGYNTQGFGVGIVGDFTATLPDPDTLALVRDEFLPCAVRFGHIRPDFILRGHRQLRHTDCPGNALFQEIQSWPGFQGTLVEQGLG
- the PGLYRP2 gene encoding N-acetylmuramoyl-L-alanine amidase isoform X3, whose amino-acid sequence is MSRDTQAGCPRASQGVAVSCRMFPWLLLALSVCAHPGTGVSPAVLPRHMDSVLDILDALESPARGGSPGTAAALGRGLGVCSTPGCRAVLGEPPGTPERPPALTPGQWQLLTELLHHDPTTPELGAVLVPDGSTVALCPLLAGIEAGLRSGGFGRPLPTLDPPVDPLLVVTITEALGTSFLLAQGRDNNTTTLGPGGCWDNVKNPQNYTLRGPPSPVPDPVAIGAMDGVVLGVQLAQGPLPVAELLRGYYGTGNGSEAGRPPSSYRRRKFGALAGQERLKKEVAATLELLRTLSPTSELLRDVGTQEVVAVALRAAREFSERYVECPAIMPRCLWGAHPYRGTPAPLQPPLGSVFLHHTLEPSRPCRTFSACARAMRDMQRFHQDTRGWDDIGYSFVVGSDGYLYEGRGWHWVGAHTKGYNTQGFGVGIVGDFTATLPDPDTLALVRDEFLPCAVRFGHIRPDFILRGHRQLRHTDCPGNALFQEIQSWPGFQGTLVEQGLG
- the PGLYRP2 gene encoding N-acetylmuramoyl-L-alanine amidase isoform X1, translated to MAKHCLMQFLPPCPHCHHYGIPDECHYPLGRDRELVQLVTSGSEAGDSHQGVPEPLHSRDPNCPWEQAGDRTRVSVTWGSHGLVTASPDTSWWLHALTCHGGSVPTGVATLSLMCPLVALCPLLSVCPHLPHLVCPCPFPCLPVPFPVSLSLPHVSLWGQSPQGPGAVSCRVSHCSTGCPRASQGVAVSCRMFPWLLLALSVCAHPGTGVSPAVLPRHMDSVLDILDALESPARGGSPGTAAALGRGLGVCSTPGCRAVLGEPPGTPERPPALTPGQWQLLTELLHHDPTTPELGAVLVPDGSTVALCPLLAGIEAGLRSGGFGRPLPTLDPPVDPLLVVTITEALGTSFLLAQGRDNNTTTLGPGGCWDNVKNPQNYTLRGPPSPVPDPVAIGAMDGVVLGVQLAQGPLPVAELLRGYYGTGNGSEAGRPPSSYRRRKFGALAGQERLKKEVAATLELLRTLSPTSELLRDVGTQEVVAVALRAAREFSERYVECPAIMPRCLWGAHPYRGTPAPLQPPLGSVFLHHTLEPSRPCRTFSACARAMRDMQRFHQDTRGWDDIGYSFVVGSDGYLYEGRGWHWVGAHTKGYNTQGFGVGIVGDFTATLPDPDTLALVRDEFLPCAVRFGHIRPDFILRGHRQLRHTDCPGNALFQEIQSWPGFQGTLVEQGLG